In one Buchnera aphidicola (Pemphigus immunis) genomic region, the following are encoded:
- the trkA gene encoding Trk system potassium transporter TrkA produces MKIIILGASQVGINIAEFLLIENNDITIVDKNESSLFQLQDRLDLRVVVGYESRLEVLREAGAEQADILISATCSDEMNIIACQIANSFFSIPKCIAILKSTDYIEIEDKIFPENQKYINCFIHPEKMIIKNLIDFIEYPGILKVIYLFNGTIVLSLLRIFDNSNLVGFSIFDIKNKFSGIDFFIPIIIRNGRPFFSINSTIFKFNDEFFILCLSKNFLELIKQLKNIKQTENKNIMLVGGGNIGFGVAHSLEKKYNIKILELNKKRAKMISKNLEYSTVLLGDASDIKLFAEEDVGKMDIFISLTNNDDTNIISSIVAKKMGSKQSLALVKNKFYFELIDFSKEIDEIIFPQEIIISELLNQIRSSNIISLFLFDKSKMEVIEIIVRKKNDSSFIMGSLLSEITLPPGIIIFAIIRYNNLIIFDHFDDIRIEEADHIIMLCTDRVSVKVIETLF; encoded by the coding sequence ATGAAGATAATTATCCTTGGAGCTAGTCAAGTTGGTATTAATATAGCAGAATTTTTACTAATTGAAAATAATGATATTACGATAGTAGATAAAAATGAATCATCTTTATTTCAATTGCAAGATAGATTAGATTTACGTGTTGTTGTAGGTTATGAATCACGTTTGGAAGTGTTACGTGAAGCAGGAGCGGAACAAGCTGATATATTAATTTCTGCTACTTGTTCTGATGAAATGAATATCATAGCATGTCAAATTGCGAATTCTTTCTTTTCTATTCCAAAGTGTATTGCAATTCTTAAATCAACAGACTATATAGAAATAGAAGATAAAATTTTTCCTGAAAATCAAAAGTATATTAATTGTTTTATACATCCAGAAAAAATGATAATAAAAAATTTAATCGATTTTATAGAATATCCAGGAATATTAAAAGTCATTTATTTGTTTAATGGTACTATAGTTTTATCTTTATTAAGAATATTTGATAATAGTAATTTAGTTGGTTTTTCTATTTTTGATATAAAAAATAAATTTTCTGGAATCGATTTTTTTATTCCTATTATTATTCGTAATGGAAGACCATTTTTTTCTATTAATTCTACTATTTTTAAATTTAATGATGAATTTTTTATTTTGTGTTTAAGTAAAAATTTTTTGGAATTAATAAAACAGTTAAAAAATATTAAACAAACAGAAAATAAAAATATTATGTTAGTTGGTGGAGGTAATATAGGATTTGGTGTAGCCCATAGTTTAGAAAAAAAATATAATATAAAGATATTAGAATTAAATAAAAAAAGAGCTAAGATGATATCTAAAAATTTAGAATATTCAACAGTATTATTAGGTGATGCTTCTGATATTAAGTTGTTTGCTGAGGAAGACGTTGGGAAAATGGATATTTTTATATCATTAACTAATAATGATGATACAAACATTATATCTAGCATAGTTGCAAAAAAGATGGGATCAAAACAATCTTTAGCTTTAGTAAAAAATAAATTTTATTTTGAATTAATAGATTTTTCTAAAGAAATCGATGAAATTATTTTTCCTCAAGAAATTATTATATCTGAATTATTAAATCAGATTAGATCATCGAATATAATTAGTTTATTTTTATTTGATAAAAGTAAAATGGAAGTTATTGAAATTATTGTTAGGAAAAAAAATGATTCTAGTTTTATTATGGGTTCCTTATTATCAGAAATTACCTTACCACCTGGTATAATAATCTTTGCAATTATTAGATATAATAATCTTATTATTTTTGATCATTTTGATGATATACGGATAGAAGAAGCAGATCATATCATTATGTTATGTACCGATAGAGTTAGTGTTAAAGTTATTGAGACATTATTTTAA
- the rplQ gene encoding 50S ribosomal protein L17 has translation MRHRKISCRLNRSPNHIKSMFRNMVCSLLHHELIKTTVARAKILRRIIEPLITKSKIDNVKNRRFIFSKIRNNEMVNKLFTDLGPFFLNRTGGYIRVLKFGFREGDRSPIAYLQFVDRKKVKSKIVTKK, from the coding sequence ATGCGCCATAGAAAAATTAGTTGTCGATTAAATCGTAGTCCTAATCATATAAAGTCAATGTTTCGAAATATGGTATGTTCTTTATTACATCATGAATTAATAAAAACAACTGTAGCTAGAGCAAAGATATTACGTAGAATAATAGAACCATTAATTACTAAATCTAAAATAGATAATGTTAAAAATCGTAGGTTTATATTTTCTAAAATCAGGAATAATGAAATGGTTAATAAGTTATTTACTGATTTAGGACCATTTTTTTTGAATCGTACAGGTGGTTATATTCGTGTATTAAAATTTGGATTCAGGGAAGGAGATAGATCACCTATCGCATATTTACAATTTGTAGATAGAAAAAAAGTAAAATCTAAAATAGTAACTAAAAAGTAA
- the rpoA gene encoding DNA-directed RNA polymerase subunit alpha has translation MQSAVTNFLKPRLVNIEHISSTHAKVVLEPLERGFGHTLGNALRRILLSSMPGCAVTEVEIDGILHEYSTKEGVQEDVLEILLNLKGLAIKMYGKDHVILNLKKSGIGVVTAADIIHTSDIEIINPEHVICHLTCEQSVINMRITIQRGRGYVPVSTRISLEDNNRFIGKLFLDACYSPVDRIVYNVEAARVEQRTDLDKLIIEMETNGTIDPEEAIRRAATILVDQLEAFVDLRDVGEPELIEEKPEFAPILLRPVDDLELTVRSANCLKSESIHYIGDLVQKTEIELLKTPNLGKKSLTEIKDVLAARDLSLGMRLENWPPESILDD, from the coding sequence ATGCAGAGTGCTGTAACTAATTTTTTAAAACCACGTTTGGTAAATATTGAACATATTAGTTCTACGCATGCTAAGGTTGTTCTTGAACCTTTAGAACGTGGTTTCGGTCATACATTAGGTAATGCATTACGTAGAATATTACTTTCTTCTATGCCAGGTTGTGCAGTTACAGAAGTCGAAATTGATGGAATACTACATGAATATAGTACAAAAGAAGGAGTTCAAGAAGATGTTCTTGAGATTTTATTAAATTTAAAAGGTTTGGCTATAAAAATGTATGGTAAAGATCATGTTATATTAAATTTGAAAAAATCAGGAATAGGTGTGGTTACAGCTGCAGATATTATTCATACGAGTGATATAGAAATTATTAATCCTGAACATGTTATTTGTCATTTAACTTGTGAACAATCTGTAATTAATATGAGAATTACGATACAAAGAGGAAGAGGGTACGTACCAGTTTCTACTAGAATATCTTTAGAAGATAATAATCGTTTTATAGGAAAATTATTTTTAGATGCTTGCTATAGTCCTGTAGATCGTATTGTTTATAATGTTGAAGCTGCTCGTGTAGAGCAACGTACTGATTTAGATAAATTAATTATAGAAATGGAAACTAACGGCACAATTGATCCAGAAGAAGCTATTAGGCGAGCAGCAACAATTTTAGTTGATCAGCTAGAAGCTTTTGTTGATTTACGTGATGTTGGTGAGCCTGAATTAATAGAAGAAAAACCAGAATTTGCACCTATTTTATTACGTCCTGTGGATGATTTAGAATTAACGGTGCGATCTGCTAATTGTTTAAAATCCGAGAGTATTCATTATATTGGTGATTTAGTTCAGAAAACTGAGATAGAATTATTAAAGACACCTAATTTAGGTAAAAAATCTTTAACTGAAATTAAAGATGTTTTAGCGGCAAGAGATTTATCTTTAGGTATGCGTTTAGAAAACTGGCCTCCAGAAAGTATTTTAGATGATTAG
- the rpsD gene encoding 30S ribosomal protein S4: MAKYLGPKLKLCRREGSDLFLKSGVRSIDTKCKLEQSPGQHGNRKPRLSDYGIQLREKQKVRRLYGILERQFHNYYKLAVRLKGNTGENLLKLLEDRLDNVVYRMGFASTRSESRQLVNHKSILVNNRIVNIASYQLSINDRISVREKCKNQYRIKAALELSEQREKPNWLEVDINKMEGFLKRYPERADLSAEINEHLIVELYSK, encoded by the coding sequence ATGGCAAAATATTTAGGTCCTAAATTAAAATTATGTAGGCGTGAAGGTAGCGATTTATTTTTAAAATCTGGAGTTCGTTCTATCGATACTAAATGTAAGTTAGAGCAATCTCCTGGTCAACATGGTAATCGTAAACCCCGTCTTTCTGATTATGGAATTCAATTAAGAGAAAAGCAAAAAGTACGTCGTTTATACGGTATATTAGAACGTCAATTTCATAATTATTATAAATTAGCAGTGCGTTTAAAAGGGAATACTGGAGAAAATTTATTAAAATTGTTAGAAGACAGATTGGATAATGTCGTTTATCGTATGGGTTTTGCTTCAACTAGATCAGAATCTCGTCAATTAGTTAATCATAAATCAATTTTAGTAAATAATCGTATTGTTAATATTGCTTCTTATCAGTTATCTATTAATGATAGAATTTCTGTTCGTGAAAAATGTAAAAATCAGTATCGTATAAAGGCAGCTTTAGAACTATCGGAACAAAGAGAAAAACCTAATTGGTTAGAAGTGGATATTAATAAAATGGAAGGTTTTTTGAAACGATATCCTGAAAGAGCGGATTTATCTGCAGAAATTAATGAACATTTGATAGTTGAACTTTATTCTAAATAA
- the rpsK gene encoding 30S ribosomal protein S11, translating into MAKISVRVKKRVKKQVLDGIAHIHASFNNTIVTITDRHGNTLGWATSGGSGFRGSRKSTPFAAQVAAERCAELVKEYGIRNLEVMVKGPGPGRESTIRALNSAGFRITNITDVTPIPHNGCRSPKKRRV; encoded by the coding sequence ATGGCAAAAATATCCGTTCGTGTTAAAAAACGTGTTAAAAAACAAGTTTTAGATGGTATAGCTCATATTCATGCTTCTTTTAATAATACTATTGTAACAATCACTGATAGGCATGGAAATACTTTAGGTTGGGCTACATCTGGTGGTTCAGGTTTTAGAGGTTCTCGTAAGTCGACTCCATTTGCTGCTCAAGTAGCTGCTGAACGTTGTGCTGAATTAGTGAAAGAATACGGAATAAGAAATTTAGAAGTAATGGTAAAGGGACCTGGTCCAGGTCGGGAATCAACAATTCGTGCTTTAAATTCTGCTGGTTTTCGTATTACAAATATTACTGATGTAACTCCTATACCTCATAATGGGTGTCGTTCTCCTAAAAAACGTCGTGTATAA
- the rpsM gene encoding 30S ribosomal protein S13, whose amino-acid sequence MARIAGINIPDHKHIIVALLSIYGIGKTRAKSICSISGIKENTQVKNLIEKEIELLRTAVSKFVVEGDLRREKTLSIKRLMDLGCYRGLRHRRGLPVRGQRTKTNARTRKGPRKAIKKQ is encoded by the coding sequence GTGGCTCGTATTGCAGGAATTAATATACCTGATCACAAACATATTATAGTAGCATTATTATCTATATACGGTATTGGTAAAACTCGTGCCAAATCAATTTGTTCTATTTCTGGAATAAAAGAAAATACTCAGGTGAAAAATTTGATTGAAAAAGAAATTGAGTTGCTACGTACTGCAGTCAGTAAATTTGTTGTTGAAGGTGATTTAAGGAGAGAAAAGACCTTAAGTATAAAAAGATTAATGGATCTCGGATGTTATAGAGGGTTACGTCATCGTCGAGGATTACCTGTTCGTGGGCAGCGTACTAAAACTAATGCTCGTACGAGAAAAGGGCCGCGTAAAGCTATAAAAAAACAATAA
- the rpmJ gene encoding 50S ribosomal protein L36, which translates to MKVRASVKKLCRNCKIVRRKNVIRVICTHELKHKQRQG; encoded by the coding sequence ATGAAAGTTAGAGCATCTGTAAAAAAGTTATGTCGTAATTGTAAGATTGTACGGAGAAAAAATGTTATTCGTGTAATTTGTACTCATGAATTAAAGCATAAACAACGTCAAGGTTAA
- the secY gene encoding preprotein translocase subunit SecY, with protein MVKKLGLDYQKYHGGFNILKKRVIFVIMALIVFRIGSFIPIPGIDVTILSRLLEKQQGTIIEIFNMFSGGALSRASIFALGIMPYISASIIIQLSTLVYPRLIEIKKEGESGRRKIDRYIRYTTLLLAILQSIGIAISLPKMPALRFLIIHPDLYFYCIAVFSLVTGTVFLMWLGELITEKGLGNGISIIIFSGIIAGLPASIGSTLEQVRLGELNFILFLFVIFFIFFIIFLVVLIERSQRKLNVHYAKRQQGRRIYAAQSSYLPLKVNMSGVIPAIFASSIILFPATIFSWFGGESKWKWLINISFYLQPNKFVYMFLYAVAIIFFCFFYTSVVFNSRETAENLKKSGAFIPGIRPGEKTARYINKIILRLTLIGSVYITFICLIPELMRFFIHVPFYFGGTSLLIVVVVIIDFIAQVQTLIMSTQYESALKKSKLSFKDIYK; from the coding sequence ATGGTTAAAAAATTAGGATTAGACTATCAAAAGTATCATGGTGGTTTTAATATACTTAAAAAAAGAGTTATTTTTGTTATAATGGCGTTAATTGTTTTTCGTATTGGTTCTTTTATTCCAATTCCTGGTATTGATGTTACAATACTATCCAGGTTATTAGAAAAACAACAAGGTACTATTATTGAAATTTTTAATATGTTTTCTGGTGGTGCTTTAAGTCGTGCTTCTATTTTTGCGTTAGGGATTATGCCGTATATTTCGGCATCTATTATTATTCAATTGTCAACTTTAGTTTATCCAAGATTGATTGAAATAAAAAAAGAAGGAGAGTCTGGAAGACGTAAAATTGATAGATATATTAGATATACTACTTTATTATTAGCAATTTTACAGTCTATTGGTATTGCAATAAGTTTGCCGAAAATGCCTGCATTGCGTTTTTTAATTATTCATCCTGATTTATATTTTTATTGTATTGCTGTTTTTAGTTTGGTTACTGGTACTGTTTTCTTAATGTGGTTAGGTGAATTAATTACTGAAAAAGGTTTAGGTAATGGTATTTCAATAATTATTTTTTCTGGAATTATAGCTGGTTTACCTGCTTCAATTGGTAGCACATTAGAACAAGTTAGATTAGGTGAATTAAATTTTATATTATTTTTATTTGTTATTTTTTTTATTTTTTTTATTATTTTTTTAGTAGTTTTAATAGAACGTAGTCAAAGAAAGCTCAATGTGCATTATGCAAAACGCCAACAAGGTAGACGTATTTATGCTGCACAAAGTAGTTATTTACCTTTAAAGGTTAATATGTCAGGAGTTATTCCTGCTATATTTGCTTCTAGTATTATTCTTTTTCCAGCCACTATTTTTTCTTGGTTTGGAGGTGAAAGTAAATGGAAATGGTTAATAAATATTTCATTTTATTTACAACCTAATAAATTTGTTTATATGTTTTTATATGCTGTTGCAATAATTTTCTTTTGTTTTTTTTATACTAGTGTTGTTTTTAATTCTCGTGAAACAGCAGAAAATTTAAAAAAATCGGGAGCTTTTATTCCTGGTATTCGACCAGGTGAAAAAACTGCAAGATATATTAATAAAATAATATTACGTTTAACACTTATTGGTTCTGTTTATATTACTTTTATTTGTTTAATTCCAGAATTAATGAGATTTTTTATTCATGTTCCATTCTATTTTGGAGGTACATCTTTATTAATCGTAGTAGTTGTTATTATTGATTTTATTGCTCAAGTACAAACATTGATTATGTCTACACAATACGAATCAGCATTAAAAAAGTCTAAGTTAAGTTTTAAAGATATTTATAAATAA
- the rplO gene encoding 50S ribosomal protein L15, translating into MYLNNLFPGKNAHKKRKRVGRGIGSGLGKTAGRGHKGQKSRTGGSINRGFEGGQMPLYRRIPKFGFVSRKACVTKEVRLSELNQFSKKLITLNLLKEHNIIHKNIKFVKIILSGSISSPIKVSGLRVTKGARMVIENCGGKIEE; encoded by the coding sequence ATGTATTTAAATAATCTTTTTCCGGGGAAAAATGCTCATAAAAAAAGAAAACGGGTAGGAAGAGGAATAGGTTCTGGTTTAGGTAAAACAGCCGGTAGAGGACATAAAGGACAAAAATCACGTACGGGTGGTAGTATTAATAGAGGGTTTGAAGGAGGTCAAATGCCTTTATATCGGAGAATACCTAAATTTGGGTTTGTTTCTCGAAAAGCATGCGTAACAAAAGAAGTAAGATTATCAGAGTTAAATCAATTTTCAAAAAAATTAATTACTTTAAATTTGTTAAAAGAACATAATATCATTCATAAAAATATTAAATTTGTAAAAATTATTTTATCAGGTAGTATTTCTTCACCAATTAAGGTATCTGGTTTGCGTGTAACAAAAGGTGCACGTATGGTTATTGAAAATTGTGGTGGTAAAATAGAGGAATAA
- the rpmD gene encoding 50S ribosomal protein L30: MIKTINITQVKSAIGRLSKHKATLIGLGLRYIGHTVNRKDTPAIRGMIKSLSYMLKIQEI, translated from the coding sequence ATGATAAAAACGATAAATATAACACAAGTCAAAAGTGCAATAGGTCGTTTATCTAAACATAAAGCTACATTAATTGGCTTAGGTTTACGATATATTGGACATACAGTTAACCGCAAAGATACACCAGCTATTAGGGGTATGATAAAATCTTTATCTTATATGTTAAAAATACAGGAAATATAG
- the rpsE gene encoding 30S ribosomal protein S5, producing MAIIEKKNNLDFREKLITVNRVSKTVKGGRIFSFTALTVVGNGQGKVGFGYGKAREVPAAIQKAMEKARRKMIKIEIVNGTLQHSVRGYYTGANIFMKPASEGTGIIAGGAMRAVLEVSGVHNVLAKAYGSTNPINVVRATMKGLESMRSPEIIAAKRNKLISDCIG from the coding sequence ATGGCTATTATTGAGAAAAAAAATAATTTAGATTTTAGAGAAAAATTAATTACTGTTAATCGTGTATCTAAAACAGTAAAGGGTGGTCGTATATTTTCTTTTACTGCGTTAACGGTTGTTGGTAATGGTCAAGGTAAAGTAGGTTTTGGATACGGAAAAGCACGTGAAGTGCCGGCAGCAATCCAAAAAGCAATGGAAAAAGCGCGTAGAAAAATGATTAAGATAGAAATTGTAAATGGAACTTTGCAACATTCAGTTAGAGGTTATTATACAGGTGCTAATATATTTATGAAACCTGCTTCAGAAGGTACAGGGATTATTGCTGGAGGTGCTATGAGAGCGGTATTAGAGGTATCTGGTGTACACAATGTTTTAGCTAAAGCATATGGTTCTACTAATCCTATTAATGTGGTAAGAGCAACAATGAAGGGATTAGAAAGTATGAGATCTCCAGAAATTATTGCTGCTAAAAGAAATAAATTGATATCGGATTGTATAGGATAA
- the rplR gene encoding 50S ribosomal protein L18: protein MTVIKNKRLARLRRGLKTRCKLKKLGAVRLVVHRTSRHIYAQIINSTNSRVVVVASTLEKKISKNIVYTGNKIAAAVIGKIIAERALKKGIINVSFDRSGFQYHGRIQVLAESARKAGLIF from the coding sequence ATGACAGTAATTAAAAATAAAAGATTAGCTCGTTTACGTCGTGGTTTAAAAACACGATGTAAATTAAAGAAATTAGGTGCTGTTCGTTTAGTTGTTCACCGAACTTCTCGTCATATTTATGCACAAATTATAAATTCAACAAATTCTAGGGTGGTGGTAGTAGCTTCAACGTTAGAAAAAAAAATAAGTAAAAATATTGTTTATACAGGAAATAAAATAGCAGCAGCAGTAATAGGGAAAATAATTGCAGAACGAGCTTTAAAAAAAGGAATTATAAATGTTTCTTTTGATCGTTCAGGATTCCAATATCATGGTCGAATTCAGGTTTTAGCAGAATCTGCAAGAAAAGCCGGTTTAATATTTTAA
- the rplF gene encoding 50S ribosomal protein L6, whose amino-acid sequence MSRIAKNPIFIPSCVDIKLKGQKILIKGKNGELTYIFHKSVTIEEKKSFLFFSVNLNYDDAWAQAGTCRALVYSMIIGVTEGFSKKLQLVGVGYRVSITKKNIINMSLGYSHPIEYSLPFGVIAEIPSQTEIILKGADKQLIGQVAANLRAYRVPEPYKGKGIRYENEIIRVKEAKKK is encoded by the coding sequence ATGTCTCGTATCGCCAAAAATCCTATTTTTATTCCTTCTTGTGTGGATATAAAATTAAAAGGACAAAAAATTTTAATTAAAGGGAAAAATGGTGAACTGACTTATATTTTTCACAAAAGTGTAACAATAGAAGAAAAAAAATCTTTTTTATTTTTTTCAGTTAATTTAAATTATGATGATGCTTGGGCACAAGCAGGTACATGTCGAGCATTAGTTTATTCAATGATTATTGGTGTTACAGAAGGATTTTCAAAAAAACTACAATTAGTAGGTGTAGGATATCGTGTTAGTATTACTAAAAAAAATATTATTAATATGTCTTTAGGTTACTCTCATCCTATTGAATATTCATTGCCTTTTGGTGTAATAGCGGAGATTCCATCTCAAACGGAAATTATACTTAAAGGTGCAGATAAACAATTAATAGGACAAGTAGCAGCTAATTTACGTGCTTATCGTGTTCCTGAACCGTATAAAGGAAAAGGAATTCGGTATGAAAATGAAATAATACGTGTGAAAGAGGCTAAGAAAAAATAA
- the rpsH gene encoding 30S ribosomal protein S8, producing MSMQDPISDMLTCIRNGQVSNKLSVTMPSSKFKAAISDVLKREGYIKDYVITERIKLKLKIILKYFHGKGVIESIQRVSRPSLRIYKQKHELPKVMSGLGIAIISTSRGLITDKEARKLGLGGEIICYVS from the coding sequence ATGAGTATGCAAGATCCAATTTCAGATATGCTTACGTGTATTCGTAATGGTCAAGTGTCTAATAAATTATCAGTTACAATGCCTTCTTCTAAATTTAAAGCGGCAATTAGTGATGTTTTAAAAAGAGAAGGATATATTAAAGACTATGTTATTACAGAAAGAATTAAGTTAAAATTAAAAATTATTCTTAAATATTTTCATGGTAAGGGTGTTATTGAAAGTATACAACGTGTTAGTCGTCCTAGTTTGCGTATATATAAGCAAAAACATGAATTACCAAAAGTAATGTCTGGTTTAGGTATTGCAATTATTTCAACTTCCAGGGGTTTAATAACTGACAAAGAGGCCAGAAAATTAGGTCTTGGTGGTGAAATTATTTGTTATGTTTCTTAA
- the rpsN gene encoding 30S ribosomal protein S14 — protein sequence MAKKSIKAREVRRIKLAKKFFKKREKLKKIISDLSLSEELRWQAVLKLQILPRDSSPSRQRNRCRQTGRPHAFLRKFGLSRIKLRESAMRGEIPGLRKASW from the coding sequence ATGGCTAAAAAATCAATTAAAGCAAGAGAAGTAAGACGTATTAAGTTAGCTAAAAAATTTTTTAAAAAACGTGAAAAGTTAAAAAAAATTATTTCTGATTTATCTCTATCAGAAGAACTTCGTTGGCAAGCTGTATTAAAGTTACAAATATTACCAAGAGATTCTAGTCCTTCACGTCAAAGGAATCGTTGTCGTCAAACAGGTAGACCGCATGCTTTTTTACGTAAATTTGGATTAAGTAGAATTAAATTAAGAGAATCAGCTATGCGTGGTGAAATTCCTGGTTTAAGAAAAGCAAGTTGGTGA
- the rplE gene encoding 50S ribosomal protein L5, producing the protein MSRLYDYYKKTVLQKLMIKCGYNSLMQVPRIEKITLNMGVGTVITEKKTLDQAVLDLTLISGQKPLVTKSRKSIAGFKIRQGYPIGCKVTLRGQRKWDFLDRLITIAIPRIRDFRGLPKSSFDGRGNYSMGIKEQIIFPEIDYDKIDRIRGLNVNITTTARSDYEGELLLSSFHFPFRK; encoded by the coding sequence ATGTCAAGATTGTATGATTATTATAAAAAAACAGTATTACAGAAATTGATGATAAAATGTGGTTATAATTCTTTAATGCAAGTACCTAGAATTGAAAAAATTACTTTAAATATGGGAGTTGGTACTGTTATTACTGAAAAAAAAACTCTTGATCAAGCAGTTTTAGATTTAACTTTAATTTCTGGGCAAAAGCCTTTAGTGACCAAATCTCGAAAATCTATAGCTGGTTTTAAGATTCGCCAGGGTTATCCTATTGGTTGTAAAGTAACTTTAAGAGGGCAACGTAAATGGGATTTTTTAGATCGTTTAATTACTATCGCTATACCTCGCATTAGAGATTTTCGTGGTTTACCTAAAAGTTCTTTTGACGGTCGAGGAAATTATAGTATGGGAATTAAAGAACAAATCATTTTTCCAGAGATTGATTATGATAAAATTGACCGTATTCGTGGTTTAAATGTTAATATTACTACTACTGCTCGTTCTGATTATGAAGGTGAATTACTATTGTCTTCTTTTCATTTTCCATTTCGTAAATAA
- the rplX gene encoding 50S ribosomal protein L24, with translation MANKIRCNDKVIILAGRDKGKIGIVKRLLSSHRIIVEGVNIVKKHQKSVPAQNKPGGIISKELGIHISNVAIFNSITEKADRIGFRFEEGKKVRFFKSNKKTLHNVGL, from the coding sequence ATGGCAAATAAAATACGTTGTAATGATAAAGTGATAATTTTAGCAGGAAGAGATAAAGGTAAAATAGGAATTGTAAAAAGATTATTATCTTCACATAGGATTATTGTAGAGGGTGTTAATATAGTTAAAAAACATCAAAAATCTGTTCCTGCTCAAAATAAACCAGGAGGAATAATTAGTAAGGAGTTAGGAATTCATATTTCTAATGTAGCTATATTTAATTCGATAACAGAAAAAGCTGATCGTATAGGTTTTAGATTTGAGGAAGGGAAAAAAGTTCGTTTTTTTAAATCTAATAAAAAGACATTACATAATGTGGGACTATAA
- the rplN gene encoding 50S ribosomal protein L14, protein MIQEQSVLNVADNSGARSAMCIKVLGGSRRRYAGIGDVIKVTVKEAIPRGKVKKGDVLKAVVVRTKKGIRRSDGSIIRFDTNSCVLLNNNTEQPVGTRIFGPVTRELRIEKFMKIVSLAPEVL, encoded by the coding sequence ATGATTCAGGAACAAAGTGTGTTAAATGTAGCAGATAATTCTGGTGCACGTTCTGCAATGTGTATTAAGGTTTTAGGGGGTTCTAGAAGACGTTATGCAGGTATTGGAGATGTTATAAAAGTTACAGTAAAAGAAGCTATTCCAAGAGGTAAAGTGAAAAAAGGTGATGTTCTTAAAGCTGTAGTGGTTCGTACTAAAAAAGGGATAAGAAGATCTGATGGTTCTATTATTCGTTTTGATACTAATTCATGTGTATTGTTGAATAATAATACTGAACAACCAGTAGGAACTCGTATTTTTGGACCAGTGACTCGAGAATTGAGAATAGAAAAATTTATGAAAATTGTTTCATTAGCTCCTGAAGTATTGTGA
- the rpsQ gene encoding 30S ribosomal protein S17, translating into MTKKYNILQGCVISDKMQKTAVIAVERFVKHPIYGKFIKRTTKLHFHDEKNECDIGDTIEIRECRPISKKKSWILLRILEKSTL; encoded by the coding sequence ATGACCAAAAAATATAATATATTACAAGGTTGTGTGATCAGTGATAAAATGCAAAAAACAGCTGTTATAGCTGTAGAACGTTTTGTCAAACATCCTATTTATGGAAAATTTATAAAACGTACAACAAAATTACATTTCCATGATGAAAAAAATGAATGTGATATTGGAGATACTATAGAAATTCGGGAATGTCGGCCAATATCTAAAAAAAAATCTTGGATTTTATTGCGTATTTTAGAAAAATCAACGCTTTAA
- the rpmC gene encoding 50S ribosomal protein L29: protein MKVIKLRKKNITDLNSELLYLSREYFNLRMQLSSGKLKQSHLLKKVRKNIAQVKMLLSEKGKES, encoded by the coding sequence ATGAAAGTTATTAAGCTGCGTAAAAAAAATATTACAGATTTAAATTCTGAATTATTATATTTATCAAGAGAATATTTTAATCTACGTATGCAATTATCATCAGGTAAATTAAAACAATCTCATTTGTTAAAAAAAGTTCGTAAAAATATTGCTCAAGTAAAAATGTTGTTGTCGGAAAAAGGAAAAGAATCATGA